One Capra hircus breed San Clemente chromosome 29, ASM170441v1, whole genome shotgun sequence genomic region harbors:
- the SPDYC gene encoding speedy protein C, translating into MNDAQDPATVPGADTQVKLRGWSRQGEGDESSHLRQHQELQAFLHLLEHSFLQDFLSKDPCFQISDKYLLAMVLVYFRRANLQLSEYTHSNLFLALYLANDMEEDLEDPKSVIFLWALGQDWHHQVSDFLHQRDKLWARMGFRAVVRRQSCEEVMAKEPTHWAWTRERHPHHGRAQRSYPKAQIPLPRGPGLSPPHCPLCALPPRRSLCCHRPRPLPVLSKCLSYNAEWHRPSFQAWPWSRGFLIVLPTQLLLEPGTYTLHSE; encoded by the exons ATGAACGATGCCCAAGATCCGGCCACAGTCCCTGGAGCTGATACCCAAGTGAAGCTGAGGGGCTGGAGCCGTCAAGGTGAGGGTGATGAGTCTTCCCATCTCCGCCAACACCAAGAGCTCCAGGCCTTTCTCCACCTTCTGG aGCACAGTTTCCTCCAGGATTTCCTCTCCAAAGATCCCTGTTTCCAGATTTCAGACAAG TATCTCCTGGCCATGGTGCTGGTCTACTTCCGGCGTGCCAACCTGCAGCTCAGCGAGTACACCCACAGCAATCTGTTCCTGGCACT GTACCTTGCAAATGACATGGAGGAAGACCTGGAGGACCCCAAAAGCGTGATTTTTCTGTGGGCCCTGGGCCAAGATTGGCATCACCAAGTGTCAGACTTCCTGCATCAGAGGGACAAGCTGTGGGCACGGATGGGCTTCAGGGCTGTTGTGAGACGCCAGAGCTGCGAGGAG GTCATGGCCAAGGAGCCAACCCACTGGGCCTGGACTCGGGAGCGGCACCCCCACCATGGCAGGGCTCAAAGGAGCTACCCAAAGGCCCAGATCCCCCTCCCCCGGGGTCCTGGCCTCTCGCCACCCCActgccctctctgtgccttgCCCCCTCGCCGCAGCCTGTGCTGCCACCGCCCCCGCCCCTTGCCTGTCTTATCCAAGTGCCTTTCCTACAATGCTGAGTGGCACCGCCCTTCATTCCAAGCTTGGCCCTGGAGTAGGGGCTTCCTCATTGTCCTGCCCACCCAGCTGCTACTGGAGCCAGGCACCTATACCCTCCACAGTGAGTAG